A genomic window from Triticum urartu cultivar G1812 chromosome 7, Tu2.1, whole genome shotgun sequence includes:
- the LOC125522389 gene encoding uncharacterized protein LOC125522389 isoform X1, protein MSTSSSSAPPPSAALSTRSLLLAVALPPLRSSLCVGTCQLPGDACWPSSAHLLAVNHEARPLHGHRQPKHWEARVVKVEELTVELARALRAQGVHNTSTCSSPELAGASDPELNAALLTGTSGQPAVHKITNDFSMERKIGGGPFGNVYKGVVPDDGRVIAGKKHQQNAPMPPDKAFNNEVQNIRALPLAFYTLPCLELGHFDLQMLV, encoded by the exons ATGTCTACCTCCTCCTCCAGTGCCCCTCCTCCGTCTGCCGCCTTGTCAACCCGGTCTCTTCTCCTCGCCGTGGCGCTCCCCCCTCTCCGCTCCTCCCTCTGCGTCGGCACCTGCCAACTACCCGGCGATGCCTGCTGGCCCTCGTCCGCCCACCTGCTCGCCGTCAACCATGAAGCCCGCCCCCTCCATGGACATCGTCAACCCAAGCACTGGGAAGCACGGGTGGTCAAGGTGGAGGAGCTCACCGTCGAGCTCGCCAGAGCACTACGCGCTCAAGGCGTCCACAACACCTCCACGTGCTCAAGTccagagctcgccggagcttcAGATCCAGA GCTCAATGCTGCATTGTTGACTGGCACATCAGGGCAACCAGCAGTCCATAAAATTACAAATGATTTCTCCATGGAGCGGAAGATTGGTGGAGGTCCATTCGGAAACGTTTATAAG GGTGTTGTGCCAGATGATGGCAGAGTGATTGCGGGGAAGAAACATCAGCAAAACGCACCGATGCCGCCTGACAAGGCATTCAACAATGAGGTTCAGAACATTAGGGCATTACCTTTAGCTTTTTATACACTTCCATGTTTGGAGCTAGGACATTTTGATCTCCAAATGCTAGTTTGA
- the LOC125522389 gene encoding uncharacterized protein LOC125522389 isoform X3 produces MSTSSSSAPPPSAALSTRSLLLAVALPPLRSSLCVGTCQLPGDACWPSSAHLLAVNHEARPLHGHRQPKHWEARVVKVEELTVELARALRAQGVHNTSTCSSPELAGASDPELNAALLTGTSGQPAVHKITNDFSMERKIGGGPFGNVYKMMAE; encoded by the exons ATGTCTACCTCCTCCTCCAGTGCCCCTCCTCCGTCTGCCGCCTTGTCAACCCGGTCTCTTCTCCTCGCCGTGGCGCTCCCCCCTCTCCGCTCCTCCCTCTGCGTCGGCACCTGCCAACTACCCGGCGATGCCTGCTGGCCCTCGTCCGCCCACCTGCTCGCCGTCAACCATGAAGCCCGCCCCCTCCATGGACATCGTCAACCCAAGCACTGGGAAGCACGGGTGGTCAAGGTGGAGGAGCTCACCGTCGAGCTCGCCAGAGCACTACGCGCTCAAGGCGTCCACAACACCTCCACGTGCTCAAGTccagagctcgccggagcttcAGATCCAGA GCTCAATGCTGCATTGTTGACTGGCACATCAGGGCAACCAGCAGTCCATAAAATTACAAATGATTTCTCCATGGAGCGGAAGATTGGTGGAGGTCCATTCGGAAACGTTTATAAG ATGATGGCAGAGTGA